One window of Medicago truncatula cultivar Jemalong A17 chromosome 2, MtrunA17r5.0-ANR, whole genome shotgun sequence genomic DNA carries:
- the LOC112419389 gene encoding uncharacterized protein encodes MASFVFSWSGAEGEAWAWRRLWVWEEEMLEECRTLLFDVSLHVDVTDQWLWLPDPLEGYSVRGAYHVLTSKDLPLVDSTAEMIWHRQVPLKVSVFAWRLLRDRFPTKFNLVNRSVISSEAAVCVSGCGSIESAQHLMLFYSTFASLWPLVCDWIGFMGVDSNVLFDHFVQFVHSTGVSKARKSFLRLIWLPCAWVLWTECNNRLFNNTITPISRLLNKVKYLSLGWLKAKKATFMYGTDRWWSSPF; translated from the exons ATGGCGAG CTTTGTTTTCTCTTGGAGTGGAGCCGAGGGTGAGGCCTGGGCATGGAGGAGATTATGGGTTTGGGAGGAGGAGATGTTAGAGGAGTGTAGGACTTTACTATTTGATGTTTCTCTGCATGTTGATGTTACAGATCAGTGGTTGTGGCTCCCTGACCCTTTAGAGGGTTACTCAGTTCGGGGTGCATATCATGTGTTGACTTCAAAAGACTTACCTCTTGTGGATTCAACAGCGGAGATGATTTGGCATAGACAGGTTCCTCTGAAGGTATCAGTTTTTGCTTGGAGATTGCTTCGTGACAGATTTCCCACTAAATTCAATCTGGTTAATAGAAGTGTCATCTCTTCAGAAGCCGCTGTATGTGTTTCAGGTTGCGGTTCTATAGAATCGGCGcaacatttaatgttattttactCTACTTTTGCTTCTTTATGGCCCTTGGTTTGTGATTGGATTGGTTTTATGGGGGTGGATTCCAATGTCTTATTTGACCATTTTGTTCAGTTTGTTCATTCAACAGGTGTTAGTAAGGCTCGAAAGTCGTTTCTTCGACTAATTTGGCTTCCTTGTGCTTGGGTCTTATGGACTGAATGTAACAATAGGTTATTTAATAATACTATTACTCCTATTTCCAGgttgctgaacaaagtaaaatatttgtcTTTAGGATGGCTGAAAGCCAAAAAGGCCACCTTTATGTATGGTACCGATAGGTGGTGGTCAAGCCCTTTTTAA